The following proteins come from a genomic window of Venturia canescens isolate UGA chromosome 4, ASM1945775v1, whole genome shotgun sequence:
- the LOC122408772 gene encoding malate synthase-like: protein MDEKLETIVDLLSDSKKNRRNYSKSHFSSDSEKKQWNKGKNVFIDAPPKDCEREYFGLFTDGAIEFLADLFLEFEHKIERLYDGRMRRKLQLRNSTRIPEFSKSINSLDRNWKVAPVGKRLENRHLDLGDVSPSDLAHFTAALKSPVQGVQVDFDDGHCPTWKNQITGLHNVGLAVRGLLPGVPKIKEAPILMLRPRAWNMIEKNVSINGRRVPGALFDFSMLMYHNGREIFEKTGTGGSFYLSKLEGAEEAKLWKEIFVWSEKRLGLPRGSTKACVLIENILSAFEMDEILWELREHSLGLNCGIWDYAASIISKFGTNDRRFLLPDRKKYVNAKRKFLRSYMQLVVEICHKRGAPATGGMAANLLPIDKPNLQLRDKVVQTVRQAKLQEIQMGLDGFIIYDLGLVEPMNKLWRQHGAGKPNQIEFPLGNTNVVVKEQDLLSLPEGGVTLAGLRHNIRVGILFIFYWLNGKGHFAYDGFIEDSATAEISRSQVWQWIRYGAELEDQNERVTRHFVKEEAREVFFALQKQYGTCIEANRKLIAALDLFLDLVNRRDFPEFITTYLNEEQTFRKFHSNL from the exons ATGGACGAGAAGTTAGAAACGATCGTCGATCTATTGAGTGACTCTAAGAAAAACCGgcgtaattactcgaaatcacatttttcaagtGACAGTGAAAAGAAACAGtggaataaaggaaaaaacgtttttatcgACGCTCCACCGAAAGACTGTGAACGAGAATATTTTGGTCTGTTCACCGACGGAGCCATAGAATTTTTGGCAGATTTATTCCTCGAGTTCGAGCATAAAATTGAAAGACTTTATGATGGGAGAATGCGAAGAAAACTGCAACTTCGAAATTCAACGAGAATAcccgaattttcaaagtctatCAACAGTCTCGATCGAAATTGGAAAGTCGCACCAGTCG GAAAACGATTGGAGAACCGTCACTTAGATCTCGGGGACGTGAGCCCAAGTGACCTGGCTCATTTCACAGCAGCATTGAAGTCACCTGTTCAAGGCGTTCAAGTAGATTTTGACGATGGACATTGTCCGACCTGGAAGAACCAGATCACAGGTTTGCACAACGTGGGCTTAGCAGTTCGAGGACTTTTGCCTGGTGTGCCAAAAATAAAGGAGGCTCCGATACTGATGCTGCGCCCGCGAGCTTGGAACATGATTGAAAAGAACGTGAGCATCAACGGGCGTCGAGTTCCAGGGGCGctgttcgatttttcgatgttgatGTACCACAACGGGAgagaaattttcgagaaaactggAACTGGCGGCTCGTTTTATCTGTCAAAATTAGAGGGAGCTGAAGAGGCTAAATTGTGgaaagaaattttcgtttgGAGCGAGAAACGACTAGGATTGCCGAGAGGAAGCACCAAAGCGTGCGTCCTCATCGAGAATATCCTCTCGGCCTTCGAGATGGATGAGATACTTTGGGAATTGCGGGAACACTCGTTGGGACTTAATTGCGGAATTTGGGATTACGCGGCCTCGATAATATCGAAATTCGGAACGAACGATCGACGTTTCTTGCTGCCGGATCGTAAGAAATACGTGAACGCCAAAAGAAAATTTCTCCGCAGTTACATGcaattggttgttgaaatttgcCACAAAAGAGGCGCCCCCGCGACCGGTGGCATGGCCGCCAATCTCTTGCCAATCGACAAGCCAAATTTACAGCTCCGCGACAAAGTTGTGCAGACCGTTCGTCAAGCTAAATTACAAGAAATACAAATGGGTCTGGACGGatttataatttatgattTGGGCCTCGTGGAACCGATGAACAAACTTTGGCGTCAACATGGCGCCGGAAAGCCGAATCAGATTGAGTTTCCACTGGGCAACACCAACGTCGTCGTCAAGGAACAAGATCTCTTGAGTCTTCCGGAAGGCGGAGTAACTCTGGCCGGACTCCGGCACAATATCCGTGTCggtattcttttcatattttactgGTTGAACGGAAAAGGTCACTTTGCTTATGACGGTTTCATCGAGGATTCCGCAACCGCCGAAATATCGAGGTCGCAAGTTTGGCAGTGGATCAGATATGGAGCAGAGCTCGAAGACCAAAACGAACGGGTTACGAGACACTTTGTGAAGGAAGAAGCGCGCGAAGTTTTCTTCGCTTTGCAGAAACAATACGGCACTTGCATCGAAGCCAATCGAAAGCTGATCGCTGCGTTGGATCTTTTCCTAGATTTAGTCAATCGGAGGGACTTTCCGGAATTCATCACGACTTATTTGAATGAGGAACAAACCTTcaggaaatttcattcgaatttatAA